In the Candidatus Nitrospira nitrosa genome, one interval contains:
- a CDS encoding non-ribosomal peptide synthetase has product MSEAQRGIALVSEERTGVTTLVELLRRRADDLAEQPAFIFLTDGETEAGELTYGELDHRARAIAARLQSLCAQGERAILLYPPGLDYIAAFFGCLYAGVVAVPAYPPQRKRMLGRLRAVLTDSGASLALATAKVHAGVERLSRQDSGMAEFGDVQWLETDVPAEGIETIWRTPSVAGETLAFLQYTSGSTGTPKGVMVSHENLLHNQRMIQEAFGHGEHTTVLGWLPLYHDMGLIGNVLQPLYLGRPCVLMSPVHFMQKPFRWLSAISRYRATTSGAPNFAYDLCVRQISVEEREQLDLSSWSVAFNGAEPIHAGTLDRFADMFGSCGFRREAFYPCYGLAEATLFVSGGEHRAAPILKLAEKAALEKGEVIAASRVDSSATRLVGCGRTAVDQQMIIVNPDTCLRCLQGQVGEIWVKGASVAQGYWNREEPTAQTFAATLGDTGEGPFLRTGDLGVIHDDELFIVGRLKDLVIIRGRNHYPHDIEATVQDSHSSLRSGCGAVFSIPVDDEERLVVVQEVAGHSSVALDSVAAGVSRAVTEHHEVQVYAVVLIKPGTLPKTSSGKVQRHLCRAKFLAHELEAVHTTLHDGQVEREADVAAADVDDETVARVAEIWTQVLGRPHVGPQDNFFELGGDSLRGTQVLAKLHDVYGVDLPLELLFDAPTPVGLAAQVRSTSQSTPTRHLLDPTTPGDITPLSFSQQRFWFLDQLSADSSFNNIPVALRIRGVLDLAALHRALKEIVRRHEILRARFVVDHDHPAQVIDPQYELPLPVEDLTNLCGAVQEEHVSLWMSNEAHQAFDLTTGPLIRVRLLRLTQTDQILLLTIHHIVADGWSMRIVGHELTRLYEAFTKGMDALLPPLPRQYRDLIRYQRQCVDSEVWKRQETYWRRQLGTVPNVLELPSDRPRPAVQGQKGDRYGWSIPEDIGRRLHEIGCRHQASLFMTMLASFDVLLARYSGQSEFCVGTPVANRSQPECDSLIGCFVNTVALRVDLTGDPSFLELLTQVRKTVLEAQANQDLPFERLVDALHVPRSLSHTPLYQVMMTLEEEQPELCRLDGLDVCRMKTSTRTSLFDLTLELTAMKDGRLEAVFEYSTDLFSGETIARMAGHFQALLRQIVLSPDDRVSELGMLGEDERRYLLQSCNATAADYPQELCLHQLFEQQTTLTPDAVAMVWNGVSYNYRSLNAQANQLARYLKRQGVETESRVALCLERSLEMGTALLGVLKAGASYVPMDPSVPYERSRVMIEDSGARLLLTQKRFAAHFHDVAIPVISLDEIGPVLASLRDYDLPPATAPQNVAYVLYTSGTTGQPKGIEISHRALVNHSTAMAKHYGLQPTDRVLQFASISFDVAAEEYFPTWSAGASVVLRPNEPVPEFSDLRRFIDDHGLSVLNLPTPYWAEWIEACEQDGTVLPKSLRLVIVGSEKALPESLTRWQRLAGERIAWCNSYGPTEATITASFFMPERPEDWTSASTVPIGRPIANVELYVLDSACRPVPIGVAGELYIGGVGLARGYSRQTDRTAEKFVPHCFSREPGRRLYRTGDRARRRADGNVEFLGRYDAQIKVRGFRVEPADIECSVKQHPDVKDALVLQEVSGSAAGVRAKEPRLVGYVVPRGETVTTGQDLRAFLAERLPGYMIPAEWIFLDAVPLTPRGKVDRQALRAHAGRIQKAEPPSALLQTDIERTIAEIWKAVLGVESVGRQDNFFDLGGHSLLLTKVLAQVRAIGTRPLTMVDLFQYPTVQDLAAYLNDDRTSKEADGECAQAEGMQQTKARRLAGLRRLQRQREQRQTTTDRT; this is encoded by the coding sequence GTGTCTGAAGCGCAGAGGGGGATTGCATTGGTATCCGAAGAGCGTACAGGCGTCACGACACTCGTCGAGCTTCTTCGTAGGAGAGCCGACGATCTCGCGGAGCAACCCGCGTTCATCTTTTTAACTGACGGTGAGACGGAGGCCGGCGAGCTGACGTACGGTGAATTGGATCATCGCGCGCGGGCCATTGCGGCTCGGCTTCAATCATTGTGCGCACAAGGTGAGCGGGCCATTCTTCTCTATCCACCAGGGCTTGACTACATTGCCGCATTCTTCGGCTGCCTCTATGCGGGCGTCGTCGCCGTACCAGCCTATCCACCGCAACGAAAACGAATGCTGGGACGATTGCGGGCGGTACTCACCGACTCAGGAGCGAGCTTAGCGCTGGCAACGGCGAAGGTTCATGCCGGCGTTGAGCGGCTGAGTCGGCAGGATTCCGGAATGGCAGAGTTCGGGGACGTGCAGTGGCTTGAAACCGACGTTCCGGCTGAAGGGATCGAAACTATCTGGCGGACGCCGTCCGTGGCCGGGGAGACGCTCGCGTTTCTTCAATACACATCGGGGTCGACCGGTACCCCGAAGGGCGTCATGGTGAGTCATGAGAATCTGTTGCATAACCAGCGGATGATTCAAGAGGCGTTCGGTCACGGCGAGCACACGACCGTCCTCGGGTGGCTGCCCCTCTATCACGATATGGGACTGATCGGGAACGTCCTGCAGCCGCTCTATCTCGGTCGGCCCTGCGTGTTGATGTCGCCCGTGCATTTCATGCAGAAGCCGTTTCGATGGCTGTCTGCGATCTCACGGTATCGCGCAACCACCAGCGGGGCACCGAATTTCGCCTATGACCTCTGTGTCCGTCAGATTTCCGTGGAGGAACGAGAACAATTGGATCTCAGCTCCTGGTCGGTAGCGTTCAACGGAGCTGAACCCATTCACGCGGGAACGTTGGATCGCTTCGCGGACATGTTCGGTTCCTGCGGGTTCAGGCGTGAAGCCTTTTATCCTTGTTACGGATTGGCTGAGGCAACATTGTTTGTGTCAGGTGGTGAGCATCGGGCGGCGCCCATTCTCAAGCTTGCTGAAAAGGCTGCGCTGGAGAAGGGCGAAGTGATCGCGGCCTCCCGGGTCGACAGCTCCGCGACTCGACTGGTCGGGTGTGGGCGCACCGCCGTTGATCAGCAAATGATCATCGTCAATCCGGATACCTGCTTGCGCTGTCTCCAGGGTCAAGTCGGAGAGATTTGGGTCAAGGGCGCCAGTGTGGCGCAGGGATACTGGAATCGCGAGGAACCCACGGCACAGACATTCGCCGCCACGCTCGGGGATACCGGAGAAGGTCCATTTCTCCGAACCGGCGACCTCGGAGTGATTCACGATGACGAACTGTTCATTGTCGGCCGATTGAAGGATCTGGTCATCATTCGTGGCCGGAACCATTATCCGCACGATATCGAGGCGACGGTACAGGACAGTCATTCTTCACTCAGGTCAGGTTGCGGCGCGGTGTTCTCCATCCCGGTCGATGATGAGGAACGATTGGTGGTGGTACAGGAAGTGGCCGGTCATTCGTCGGTCGCTCTCGACTCTGTCGCCGCGGGAGTCAGCCGAGCGGTCACGGAACATCATGAAGTTCAGGTGTATGCCGTCGTCCTGATCAAGCCCGGCACGCTACCTAAGACCTCAAGCGGGAAAGTTCAGCGGCACCTCTGCCGCGCGAAGTTTTTAGCCCATGAACTGGAGGCCGTTCACACCACGTTGCATGATGGGCAAGTGGAAAGAGAGGCCGATGTTGCTGCTGCTGATGTCGATGATGAGACGGTTGCACGAGTGGCTGAAATCTGGACTCAGGTGCTTGGCCGTCCTCACGTGGGGCCTCAGGACAATTTTTTTGAGCTTGGCGGAGATTCGTTGCGTGGGACACAGGTGCTGGCCAAACTGCACGACGTGTATGGCGTCGATCTTCCTCTTGAATTGCTGTTCGACGCTCCTACGCCCGTGGGTCTGGCAGCGCAAGTCCGATCAACATCTCAATCGACGCCGACGCGTCACCTTTTAGACCCGACTACTCCCGGAGATATCACGCCCCTGTCCTTCTCTCAACAGCGGTTCTGGTTTCTCGATCAACTGTCTGCGGACAGCTCATTCAACAATATTCCGGTTGCCTTGCGAATCAGAGGAGTGCTCGACTTGGCGGCGCTTCATCGTGCTCTGAAGGAAATCGTGCGACGCCATGAGATTCTTCGCGCGCGTTTCGTCGTCGATCACGATCATCCGGCTCAGGTGATCGATCCACAGTATGAACTTCCACTCCCGGTCGAAGATCTGACTAATTTGTGCGGGGCAGTTCAGGAGGAGCACGTCTCGCTGTGGATGTCGAACGAAGCTCACCAAGCGTTTGATCTGACGACAGGTCCGTTGATTCGCGTGCGACTGCTTCGTCTGACTCAGACGGACCAGATTCTGCTGCTCACGATCCATCACATCGTGGCTGACGGCTGGTCCATGAGAATTGTCGGCCACGAATTGACGCGGTTGTATGAGGCCTTCACGAAGGGGATGGACGCTCTTCTCCCGCCACTGCCAAGGCAGTACCGGGACCTAATCCGGTATCAGCGGCAATGTGTGGACAGTGAAGTATGGAAGCGTCAAGAAACATACTGGCGACGCCAGCTGGGGACCGTCCCAAACGTGCTTGAATTACCGAGCGATCGTCCCCGGCCCGCGGTACAGGGGCAGAAGGGAGATCGGTATGGCTGGTCTATCCCTGAAGACATCGGGAGACGGCTTCACGAGATTGGGTGCAGGCACCAGGCGTCATTATTCATGACGATGCTGGCTTCATTCGACGTATTGTTGGCCCGCTACAGCGGACAGTCGGAGTTCTGCGTCGGTACGCCGGTGGCCAACCGCTCTCAGCCGGAATGCGATTCCCTCATTGGTTGTTTCGTCAACACGGTCGCATTGCGCGTGGATCTGACGGGTGATCCCTCTTTTCTCGAGTTGCTGACACAGGTGCGCAAGACCGTGCTTGAGGCGCAGGCCAACCAAGACCTTCCGTTTGAACGATTGGTGGATGCACTTCATGTCCCGCGCAGTCTCAGCCATACGCCGCTGTATCAGGTGATGATGACCTTGGAAGAAGAGCAACCCGAGCTCTGCCGGCTGGATGGTCTGGATGTGTGCCGGATGAAGACGAGCACCCGAACCTCCCTGTTCGATCTCACGCTTGAACTGACGGCGATGAAAGACGGCCGGTTAGAAGCGGTGTTTGAGTACAGCACGGATCTGTTCAGCGGTGAAACCATCGCACGCATGGCCGGACATTTTCAGGCATTGCTCAGACAGATCGTGCTGAGTCCTGACGACCGTGTGAGCGAACTCGGCATGCTCGGCGAAGATGAACGAAGGTATCTGCTTCAGAGCTGCAATGCGACAGCGGCGGACTATCCGCAGGAACTGTGTCTCCATCAGCTGTTCGAACAACAGACAACGCTCACACCGGATGCCGTCGCGATGGTGTGGAACGGTGTGTCGTATAACTATCGGTCACTCAATGCACAAGCCAACCAGTTAGCCCGGTATCTCAAGCGGCAGGGCGTTGAGACGGAAAGCCGCGTCGCACTGTGTCTGGAGCGTTCCTTGGAGATGGGGACGGCCCTGCTCGGCGTGCTGAAAGCAGGGGCATCCTATGTACCGATGGACCCTTCTGTTCCTTATGAGCGATCACGCGTGATGATCGAGGACAGCGGGGCGCGATTGCTGCTCACCCAAAAGCGGTTTGCCGCGCACTTTCACGACGTGGCGATTCCGGTCATCTCGCTGGATGAGATAGGGCCGGTGCTGGCGTCCTTGCGCGATTACGATTTGCCTCCGGCTACGGCACCTCAGAATGTGGCGTACGTGTTGTATACCTCCGGGACGACCGGCCAACCGAAGGGAATAGAGATTTCGCATCGCGCGCTCGTCAATCACAGCACGGCTATGGCGAAGCACTATGGGCTTCAGCCCACCGACCGTGTGCTGCAATTTGCATCGATCAGTTTCGATGTCGCGGCCGAGGAGTACTTTCCCACGTGGTCGGCGGGTGCATCGGTGGTGTTGCGTCCGAACGAGCCGGTGCCGGAGTTTTCCGATTTGCGGCGGTTTATCGATGACCACGGTCTCTCGGTGCTGAATTTACCGACTCCTTACTGGGCTGAATGGATTGAAGCCTGTGAACAGGACGGAACGGTTCTCCCGAAGTCGCTCCGTTTGGTGATCGTAGGAAGTGAGAAGGCGTTACCGGAGAGTTTGACCCGGTGGCAACGACTTGCCGGTGAGCGCATCGCCTGGTGCAATTCGTATGGCCCGACCGAAGCGACCATCACGGCGAGCTTTTTCATGCCTGAGCGGCCGGAGGATTGGACCTCCGCATCCACGGTGCCGATCGGACGGCCTATCGCCAATGTCGAATTGTATGTTCTCGACTCGGCGTGCCGGCCGGTGCCCATCGGCGTGGCGGGCGAACTGTACATCGGCGGAGTCGGTCTGGCGAGAGGATACTCTCGCCAGACGGATCGGACGGCTGAGAAGTTTGTTCCGCACTGCTTCAGCCGTGAACCTGGCCGACGATTGTATCGAACGGGTGATAGAGCTAGGCGGCGCGCTGATGGCAATGTGGAATTTCTCGGTCGATACGATGCTCAGATCAAAGTGCGGGGTTTTCGTGTCGAACCAGCCGACATTGAGTGTTCGGTCAAGCAACATCCCGATGTCAAAGATGCGCTCGTCCTACAGGAGGTTTCGGGCTCGGCTGCGGGTGTCCGGGCGAAAGAGCCGAGATTGGTCGGGTATGTCGTGCCTCGAGGTGAAACCGTCACGACGGGGCAAGATCTGCGAGCGTTTCTCGCCGAACGGCTTCCCGGATACATGATTCCAGCCGAATGGATCTTTCTCGATGCCGTGCCGCTGACGCCGCGCGGGAAGGTGGATCGCCAAGCCCTCAGAGCCCATGCGGGACGGATTCAGAAAGCGGAGCCACCGTCGGCACTCCTGCAGACCGATATTGAGCGGACCATCGCGGAGATTTGGAAGGCGGTCCTTGGAGTGGAGTCAGTGGGCCGACAGGACAATTTCTTCGATCTGGGAGGGCATTCCCTTCTTCTCACCAAAGTGCTGGCGCAAGTGCGTGCCATCGGCACACGACCATTGACCATGGTGGATCTGTTCCAATATCCGACGGTACAGGATCTTGCCGCGTATCTCAACGATGACCGAACGTCGAAGGAAGCGGATGGGGAGTGTGCTCAAGCTGAAGGGATGCAACAGACCAAGGCTCGGCGCCTGGCAGGCCTACGACGCCTGCAGCGGCAGCGAGAGCAACGTCAGACGACGACGGATAGGACCTAA
- a CDS encoding GNAT family N-acetyltransferase, with amino-acid sequence MDIRYLVDCKDAISLIARWLFDEWGRFLPGSSFEGGVARLHERLHCDQLPLTLVAMEAGAAIGTVSLIPCDMETRPDLSPSLASLYVAPDHRRCGIGSALIEAAVREAKRVGIDSLFLFTDSSQALYAKHGWQTVESCLYRNRAVVIMRKSVV; translated from the coding sequence GACATCCGATATTTGGTCGATTGTAAGGACGCGATTTCCCTCATTGCCCGTTGGTTATTCGACGAATGGGGGCGATTTCTTCCCGGTTCGTCCTTCGAGGGTGGTGTTGCCCGATTACATGAACGGCTCCATTGTGATCAACTGCCGCTGACGTTGGTGGCGATGGAGGCTGGGGCCGCTATTGGCACCGTCAGCCTGATTCCTTGCGACATGGAGACGAGGCCTGACTTGTCGCCCTCGCTGGCAAGCCTCTACGTGGCACCGGACCACCGGCGATGTGGTATCGGATCGGCATTGATAGAAGCTGCCGTAAGAGAGGCCAAGCGTGTGGGCATTGATTCGCTCTTCCTCTTTACCGACAGCAGCCAAGCCCTCTATGCCAAGCATGGTTGGCAAACAGTAGAGTCGTGTCTCTATCGCAACCGAGCAGTCGTGATTATGAGGAAGTCTGTCGTATGA
- a CDS encoding DUF4037 domain-containing protein codes for MTTDLLVTAMLPMLHKLCDGQVSIAIGGSRTKGSADQWSDLDVYLFSMTVIPRADRETVVSTMLPNVCNVTSWGCDDPFLEGGTDFELEGVRVECWHRKEASVEEKLQASFKGEITRQYSPWAVMGFFDHAVLADIRSMQIVVDPQGILAQWKKQVSSYPEALRRSLLDRFMRWAEFWMGNPHCQSAIERADLIYTSAIVQHTLQALIQVLFALNREYFPGEKQLALAMDKLSLRPQGLSERIRYILNPGMEMGRDELAAQASALADLVKETKCLVLSDQN; via the coding sequence ATGACCACGGACCTGCTCGTGACAGCGATGCTCCCCATGTTGCACAAGTTGTGCGACGGGCAAGTCAGTATCGCCATCGGAGGATCGCGAACCAAGGGATCAGCGGATCAGTGGTCTGATCTCGATGTCTATCTCTTTTCGATGACCGTCATCCCACGCGCAGACCGAGAAACTGTGGTCTCAACCATGCTGCCGAATGTCTGCAACGTGACCTCATGGGGTTGTGATGACCCGTTTCTTGAGGGAGGAACAGATTTTGAGCTTGAAGGCGTTCGCGTGGAATGCTGGCATCGCAAGGAAGCCTCCGTGGAAGAGAAGCTGCAGGCCTCATTCAAGGGAGAGATCACGCGACAGTATTCACCCTGGGCGGTCATGGGATTTTTCGACCATGCGGTGCTGGCGGATATTCGCTCGATGCAGATTGTGGTCGACCCCCAAGGAATTCTAGCCCAGTGGAAGAAACAGGTGAGTTCCTATCCCGAAGCCTTGCGTCGATCATTGCTGGATCGGTTCATGCGCTGGGCTGAGTTCTGGATGGGCAATCCCCATTGCCAGAGTGCAATCGAACGGGCGGATCTGATCTACACTTCTGCCATTGTCCAGCATACACTACAGGCACTCATCCAAGTGCTGTTCGCTCTGAATCGAGAATACTTTCCCGGTGAGAAGCAGCTCGCCTTGGCGATGGACAAGCTTTCCTTAAGACCGCAAGGGCTATCCGAGAGGATACGCTACATACTCAACCCAGGAATGGAAATGGGACGAGACGAACTGGCCGCGCAGGCCAGCGCACTCGCCGATCTGGTTAAAGAAACAAAGTGCTTGGTGTTGTCCGACCAGAACTAA